The following are encoded in a window of Salinibacter ruber DSM 13855 genomic DNA:
- a CDS encoding basic secretory protein-like protein, which yields MQRSPVRFALALLALSVASMIGAVGPASAQYFGQNKVQYEQFDFRSFETDQFEIYFYPEEQQAVEDAARMAERWYDRHSRTFLREFQKKKPLIFYANSPDFQQTNAVRGQLGQGTGGVTESIKERVIMPLTGSYGETDHVLGHELVHSFQYDIALRKNNEGFSLRNMPLWFIEGMAEYLSIGRQDSHTAMWMRDAAVRGDLPTIRQLTRDQQSYFPYRYGQAYMAYIGGKYGDATVTDLYKMSGRVGLDSAFVYTLGITADSLSEEWKQSTRDAFLPATDGRTPVDSVGTAVIGDPGADNQLNISPAVSPDGRYVAFISRRNLFNTNLFVADAETGEIVQELEGTRSNPHFDALRFINSAGAWSPDGRRFAFITFADGRNEINTFNVQTGEIRTRTAVENVGAIHNLAWSPDGQSIAFSGLEGGLSDLYVYDLDQKNVRQLTNDRYAALQPTWSPDGETLAFTTDRGRDGTNFETLEYGEERIGLIDVASGEIRTIRPFSTGMQHNPQFSPDGRSIYFVADQDGFKDVYRYDLDEEATYRVTELKTGVSGITALSPALSVARRSGRMMFSVFSNGGYSIVGLSPEETKGERMTPKEEASNTAALLPPVQPKGDGLVGSYLEDPTTGLTDVDTTQTTKASNRLRLDRIVPPSVGASVGGPVGTQVAGGIGFMFSDILGHRNLSVFVQANGTIKDIGGGVFYSNQENRFNYGVGISHQPSARGRVGRTRSGQFVQIVNRIFRTQVGAQTSYPFSQTNRLELGVGGTRYGFSQTVRAFNRFGQSQEIDAGTVRDPIYFARTSLAYVGDFSRSGLTSPLQGGRYRFQVTPQFGSRNFVSVLADYRRYFYREPVTLAVRGLHRGNYGANEFSGELTDNFISETLGDPYQAGFVRGYSFNSLLEEPNCRANLESCRVGRLYGTRMALGSVELRLPLLGPEVLSLATFEYLPTDLVAFADAGVTWTNEDLTDLSFSSSTIGADATGRLGTGSTERTVAAQPVTSAGVSARVNVLGAIVMEAFYARTFQRTKNWDFGVILRPGW from the coding sequence ATGCAACGATCTCCTGTGCGTTTTGCTCTCGCTCTCCTTGCGCTCTCGGTCGCCTCGATGATTGGGGCCGTAGGGCCGGCGTCGGCCCAGTACTTCGGGCAGAATAAGGTCCAGTACGAACAGTTTGACTTCCGCTCCTTCGAGACGGATCAGTTTGAGATTTACTTCTACCCGGAGGAGCAGCAGGCCGTTGAGGATGCGGCCCGGATGGCGGAGCGGTGGTACGATCGCCACTCCCGGACCTTCCTCCGAGAGTTTCAGAAGAAAAAGCCGCTGATCTTTTACGCCAACAGCCCCGATTTTCAGCAGACCAATGCCGTGCGCGGGCAACTGGGACAGGGCACCGGCGGCGTGACGGAGAGCATCAAGGAGCGCGTCATCATGCCGCTCACAGGAAGCTACGGGGAGACCGACCATGTGCTCGGCCACGAGCTCGTCCACTCGTTTCAGTACGACATTGCCCTGCGCAAGAACAACGAGGGGTTCTCGCTGCGCAACATGCCGCTGTGGTTCATTGAAGGAATGGCCGAATACCTGTCGATCGGGCGGCAGGACTCACACACCGCGATGTGGATGCGGGACGCGGCCGTGCGCGGGGACCTGCCCACAATTCGGCAGCTCACGCGCGACCAGCAGTCCTACTTTCCCTACCGCTACGGCCAGGCCTACATGGCCTACATCGGCGGCAAGTACGGCGACGCCACCGTCACGGACCTTTACAAAATGAGTGGGCGGGTGGGGCTTGACTCCGCCTTCGTGTACACGCTCGGCATCACGGCCGACTCGCTGTCGGAGGAATGGAAGCAGTCTACCCGCGATGCCTTCCTGCCGGCCACCGACGGACGGACGCCGGTGGACTCGGTGGGCACGGCGGTGATCGGGGACCCCGGGGCGGACAACCAGCTCAACATCTCCCCGGCGGTGAGCCCGGACGGGCGCTACGTGGCCTTTATCTCGCGCCGCAACCTCTTCAACACGAACCTCTTCGTCGCGGACGCGGAGACGGGCGAGATCGTGCAGGAACTGGAGGGGACCCGGTCGAATCCACACTTCGACGCGCTCCGGTTTATCAACTCGGCGGGGGCGTGGTCGCCCGACGGGCGGCGGTTTGCGTTCATCACGTTCGCGGACGGCCGCAACGAAATCAACACGTTCAACGTCCAGACGGGCGAGATCCGGACGCGGACGGCGGTGGAGAACGTGGGGGCCATTCACAACCTGGCCTGGTCGCCGGACGGGCAGTCCATTGCGTTTTCGGGGTTGGAGGGCGGCCTGAGCGACCTGTACGTCTACGACCTGGACCAGAAGAACGTGCGCCAGCTCACCAACGACCGGTACGCGGCCCTGCAGCCGACGTGGTCGCCCGACGGGGAAACCCTCGCGTTTACGACGGACCGCGGGCGGGACGGGACAAACTTTGAGACGCTGGAGTACGGCGAGGAGCGCATCGGCCTGATCGACGTCGCGTCCGGCGAGATTCGCACGATTCGGCCCTTCTCCACGGGCATGCAGCACAACCCACAGTTCAGTCCGGACGGCCGCAGCATCTACTTCGTTGCCGACCAGGACGGCTTCAAGGACGTGTACCGCTACGACCTGGACGAGGAGGCGACCTACCGCGTGACGGAGCTGAAGACCGGCGTGAGTGGCATTACGGCCCTCTCCCCGGCCCTGTCGGTGGCGCGGCGGAGCGGGCGGATGATGTTCTCGGTCTTCTCGAACGGCGGGTACTCCATCGTGGGGCTCTCGCCGGAGGAGACAAAGGGCGAGCGGATGACGCCGAAGGAGGAGGCCTCCAACACCGCCGCGTTGCTTCCCCCGGTGCAGCCGAAGGGGGACGGCCTCGTGGGCAGCTACCTGGAGGATCCGACGACGGGGCTGACGGACGTGGACACGACCCAGACGACGAAGGCCAGCAATCGGCTCCGCCTCGACCGCATCGTGCCCCCTTCGGTAGGGGCCTCGGTGGGAGGGCCCGTGGGCACGCAGGTGGCGGGGGGGATCGGGTTCATGTTCAGTGATATTCTCGGCCATCGGAACCTGAGCGTCTTCGTACAGGCCAACGGGACGATCAAAGACATCGGCGGGGGCGTCTTCTACTCCAACCAGGAGAACCGATTCAACTACGGCGTGGGCATCTCGCACCAGCCGTCGGCCCGTGGGCGTGTGGGGCGTACCCGAAGCGGCCAGTTTGTGCAAATCGTCAACCGGATCTTCCGGACGCAGGTGGGCGCGCAGACGAGCTATCCCTTCTCCCAGACGAACCGGCTCGAACTTGGCGTAGGGGGCACACGCTACGGCTTCAGCCAGACCGTCCGCGCGTTCAACCGGTTCGGGCAGTCCCAAGAGATCGATGCCGGGACGGTCCGCGATCCCATCTACTTCGCGCGCACGAGCCTTGCGTATGTCGGGGACTTCTCGCGATCGGGCCTGACGTCGCCCCTGCAGGGCGGGCGCTATCGCTTTCAGGTGACGCCGCAGTTCGGGTCCCGGAACTTCGTGTCGGTGCTGGCCGACTACCGGCGGTACTTCTACCGCGAGCCCGTCACGCTTGCGGTGCGGGGCCTCCACCGCGGGAACTACGGGGCGAACGAGTTTAGCGGAGAGTTGACGGACAACTTCATCAGCGAAACGCTCGGGGATCCCTACCAAGCCGGCTTTGTGCGGGGGTACAGCTTCAATTCGCTGCTCGAAGAGCCGAATTGTCGAGCCAATCTTGAATCCTGCAGAGTCGGGCGATTGTACGGCACGCGCATGGCGCTCGGGAGCGTCGAGCTACGCCTCCCGCTTCTTGGGCCGGAGGTGCTGAGCCTCGCGACCTTCGAGTACCTGCCGACCGACCTGGTGGCCTTCGCCGATGCCGGGGTGACGTGGACCAACGAGGACCTGACGGACCTGTCCTTCTCCTCGAGCACGATTGGGGCTGACGCAACCGGGCGCCTGGGCACCGGCAGTACGGAACGCACCGTGGCCGCGCAACCGGTGACGAGCGCCGGCGTGTCGGCGCGCGTGAACGTGCTGGGCGCGATCGTCATGGAGGCGTTCTACGCCCGCACGTTCCAACGTACCAAAAACTGGGACTTCGGGGTCATCCTGCGGCCTGGATGGTAG
- the rodA gene encoding rod shape-determining protein RodA, with the protein MSPPARKLDPWTLLLWLGLAAVSLVALYSTTHGPAAEYIGPGVQDNFARQFLWIGVSIAGIAATLLVPVRFLRYAAYPAYAATLVLLVLCLVMGVEVHGTRAWLALGPLRLQVSELAKVGTVLAVAQLLSERHTRAGQDLSFALKAAGLIVAPALLVILQNDLGTALVFFGLVPIMLFWSGLSLSVLLLMVSPAIAGYFALVSTPAALGFAVLFTGGLWAYSGRRSIAALAATFTAGVTALISFVLRKILQPYQVDRLLSFTNPGAEQFRQGVGFHLVQSKAALYSGGIWGTGFMQGPQTQGAYVPEQTTDFIFSVVAEEFGLVGSLVVLGLLAALLLRLIKLGADVKHPFGSIVAAGAVGVYLIHIFINIGMVTGMLPVIGLPLPFLSYGGSAMLANTALLAIVLNTHMRREDLSIYGY; encoded by the coding sequence ATGAGTCCCCCAGCCCGGAAACTGGATCCCTGGACGCTGCTGCTCTGGTTGGGGCTCGCGGCCGTGAGCCTCGTGGCCCTGTACAGCACCACCCACGGCCCCGCGGCCGAATACATCGGCCCAGGCGTCCAGGATAATTTCGCCCGTCAGTTTCTCTGGATTGGCGTGTCGATCGCCGGCATTGCGGCCACCCTCCTGGTGCCCGTCCGGTTTCTCCGGTACGCGGCCTATCCGGCCTACGCCGCGACGCTCGTCCTCCTCGTGTTGTGCCTCGTGATGGGGGTAGAGGTGCATGGCACCCGCGCATGGCTCGCCCTCGGGCCGCTGCGGCTGCAGGTGTCGGAGCTGGCCAAGGTGGGAACGGTCCTCGCCGTGGCGCAGCTGCTGTCCGAGCGCCACACCCGAGCCGGGCAGGACTTGAGTTTTGCCCTGAAGGCCGCGGGCCTCATCGTCGCGCCGGCCCTCCTCGTCATCCTCCAGAACGACCTGGGCACCGCCCTCGTCTTCTTCGGCCTCGTGCCCATCATGCTCTTCTGGAGCGGGCTGTCCCTCTCGGTCCTCCTGCTTATGGTTTCGCCCGCCATCGCGGGCTACTTTGCGCTGGTGTCCACTCCGGCCGCCCTCGGGTTCGCCGTCCTGTTCACGGGCGGGCTCTGGGCCTACTCCGGCCGGCGCTCCATCGCCGCCCTGGCGGCCACCTTCACCGCCGGCGTGACGGCCCTCATCTCGTTCGTGCTCCGCAAGATCCTCCAGCCCTACCAGGTCGACCGTCTGCTGTCGTTTACGAACCCGGGAGCCGAGCAATTTCGGCAGGGCGTGGGGTTCCACCTGGTGCAGTCGAAGGCGGCCCTCTATTCCGGTGGAATCTGGGGCACGGGCTTCATGCAGGGGCCCCAAACCCAGGGCGCCTACGTGCCGGAGCAGACGACCGACTTCATCTTCAGCGTCGTGGCCGAAGAGTTCGGCCTCGTGGGGTCGCTGGTGGTCCTGGGCCTGCTGGCCGCCCTCCTCCTGCGGCTCATCAAGCTGGGGGCCGACGTCAAGCACCCATTCGGCAGCATCGTCGCCGCGGGGGCCGTGGGCGTCTACCTAATCCACATCTTCATCAACATCGGCATGGTCACCGGCATGCTGCCCGTGATCGGGCTTCCGCTGCCGTTCCTGTCGTACGGCGGCTCGGCCATGCTCGCCAACACGGCCCTGCTGGCAATCGTCCTCAACACCCACATGCGTCGGGAGGACCTCTCGATCTACGGATATTGA
- the mrdA gene encoding penicillin-binding protein 2: MDEYRTRVRIYAGVVVFLFFLLGLRLVQLQGFNGASEDGTPPGSAVREQSVEPARGALYARDSTLLVDNRPTYTIRITPRYFDASKAPLLANLLGVADSTVRRRLREARERNAFRPTPSFREVSFDTFSRVQEHLYELPGVSYDVELRRRYHTAARAAHALGYVHEIDEQALSRMPADYRAGDRIGRTGLEHAYESILRGDRGREMVLVNVHGTEVREYQNGAMDTPPVGGHDLHLTLDHEVQALAESLFVGKRGAAVALDPDTGGILSLVSTPDFDPSLFARSVSTSAWDSLRSDPSDPLYNRATQSGYPPGSTWKPFMSLVALETGMLTASERMDCPSSYQIGRRAFKNHNGQDEGRITVAKALEVSCNTFFYQVMENMSLATWHDWALKFGFGQEVPLEGFRQEPGLIPDSSYFDQTYGRWTDGYTINLGIGQGDMSVTPLQMARYAAALGNGGRLPTPHLVRKAVHPETGAARRPELPPPDPIPVDPSHFDVVQEGMHRVMTDGTGRWVQIPDIPSAGKTGTAQNPHGEDHSLFIMFAPYDDPEIALAVVVENAGYGATAAAPIASLMAEQYLTGSIADTWERRYWKRRLREEVRSAPEDGAPSPSTSPSETTPAVQATTQPAAPTPADSSRPSASSPTDRP, translated from the coding sequence ATGGATGAGTATCGCACCCGCGTCCGGATCTACGCCGGGGTCGTCGTCTTTCTCTTTTTCCTGCTCGGCCTTCGTCTGGTGCAGCTCCAGGGCTTCAACGGCGCGTCCGAGGACGGCACGCCGCCCGGAAGCGCCGTGCGGGAGCAATCGGTAGAGCCGGCACGAGGGGCCCTGTACGCCCGGGACAGCACGCTCCTGGTGGACAACCGGCCCACCTACACGATTCGGATCACGCCCCGGTACTTTGACGCGTCGAAGGCCCCGCTGCTGGCCAATCTACTGGGCGTGGCCGACTCGACGGTGCGCCGCCGACTGCGGGAGGCGCGCGAGCGGAATGCCTTCCGCCCGACGCCCTCGTTTCGGGAGGTCTCGTTCGACACGTTCAGTCGCGTGCAGGAGCACCTCTACGAACTGCCCGGCGTGTCGTACGACGTGGAGTTGAGGCGGCGCTACCACACGGCCGCCCGGGCGGCCCATGCCCTCGGCTACGTTCACGAGATTGACGAGCAGGCCCTGTCCCGCATGCCGGCGGACTACCGGGCCGGCGACCGCATCGGCCGCACGGGCCTGGAGCACGCCTACGAATCGATCCTTCGGGGCGACCGGGGGCGCGAGATGGTGCTCGTGAACGTGCACGGGACGGAGGTGCGGGAGTACCAGAACGGCGCCATGGACACTCCTCCGGTCGGCGGGCACGATCTCCACCTCACCCTCGACCACGAGGTGCAGGCCCTCGCCGAGTCCCTCTTCGTGGGGAAGCGCGGCGCGGCCGTTGCCCTCGACCCCGACACCGGCGGCATCCTTTCCCTCGTCAGCACGCCGGACTTCGACCCCTCCCTGTTTGCCCGGTCGGTCAGCACATCGGCGTGGGACAGCCTCCGCTCGGACCCGAGCGATCCGCTCTACAACCGCGCCACGCAGAGCGGCTATCCCCCAGGCTCCACCTGGAAGCCGTTCATGTCCCTCGTCGCCCTCGAAACCGGGATGCTCACCGCCTCGGAGCGCATGGACTGCCCGTCGAGCTACCAGATCGGGCGCCGGGCGTTCAAGAACCACAACGGACAGGACGAAGGGCGCATCACGGTGGCGAAGGCCCTGGAGGTGTCCTGCAACACCTTTTTCTACCAGGTAATGGAGAATATGAGCCTGGCCACCTGGCACGATTGGGCCCTGAAGTTCGGGTTCGGCCAGGAGGTGCCGCTCGAAGGATTCCGGCAGGAGCCGGGACTGATTCCGGACTCCTCCTATTTCGACCAGACGTACGGCCGCTGGACCGACGGGTACACCATCAACCTTGGCATCGGACAGGGCGACATGTCCGTCACCCCCCTCCAGATGGCCCGGTACGCGGCGGCCCTCGGCAACGGCGGCCGCCTCCCCACGCCCCACCTCGTCCGCAAGGCCGTCCACCCGGAGACCGGGGCGGCCCGGCGCCCCGAGCTGCCTCCCCCGGACCCAATTCCGGTCGATCCCTCCCACTTCGACGTCGTGCAGGAGGGCATGCACCGCGTCATGACCGACGGCACCGGCCGGTGGGTTCAGATTCCCGACATCCCCAGCGCCGGCAAGACGGGCACGGCCCAGAACCCGCACGGCGAGGACCACTCGCTGTTCATCATGTTTGCGCCGTACGACGACCCGGAGATCGCCCTCGCGGTGGTCGTCGAGAATGCGGGCTACGGGGCCACCGCCGCGGCCCCCATTGCGAGCCTGATGGCCGAACAATACCTGACGGGCTCAATCGCGGACACGTGGGAGCGGCGCTACTGGAAGCGACGCCTGCGGGAGGAGGTGCGCAGCGCCCCGGAGGACGGCGCGCCCTCCCCCTCCACGTCTCCCTCGGAGACAACGCCCGCCGTCCAGGCCACTACGCAACCCGCCGCCCCGACGCCCGCTGACTCGTCCCGCCCCAGTGCCTCATCGCCGACCGATCGCCCATGA
- a CDS encoding PhzF family phenazine biosynthesis protein produces MPTPLYQVDAFATVPFAGNPAAVCLLRDDRDADWMQQVAAEMNVSETAFLRPWDEEATYQLRWFTPTDEVALCGHATLASAHVLWATDHEAARPALHFETASGRLTARRDDGWIWMDFPADPVAPADPPTPLLNALDGATPEEVGWSGRDYLVRLPDAGAVRALQPTLSPLHTLDEARGVIATAPAEADDVDFVSRFFAPRVGVPEDPVTGSAHCALGPYWAARMGRTELTGRQVSARGGTVRVHLDTPDAERVALGGRAVTVVDGRLDA; encoded by the coding sequence ATGCCCACCCCCCTCTACCAGGTTGACGCCTTCGCCACCGTCCCGTTCGCCGGGAATCCCGCCGCCGTGTGCCTACTCCGGGATGACCGCGACGCCGACTGGATGCAGCAGGTGGCCGCCGAAATGAACGTGTCGGAAACGGCTTTCCTACGTCCCTGGGACGAGGAGGCAACCTACCAGTTACGCTGGTTTACCCCCACCGACGAGGTGGCCCTCTGCGGACACGCGACGCTCGCCAGCGCACACGTCCTCTGGGCGACCGACCACGAGGCGGCCCGCCCCGCCCTTCATTTCGAGACGGCGAGCGGGCGCCTCACGGCCCGGCGCGACGACGGATGGATCTGGATGGACTTTCCCGCCGATCCGGTGGCCCCGGCCGATCCGCCCACCCCACTTCTCAATGCCCTCGACGGAGCAACGCCAGAGGAGGTTGGATGGAGCGGGCGCGACTATCTCGTTCGCCTGCCGGACGCGGGCGCCGTGCGGGCCCTGCAGCCGACCCTCTCGCCCCTACACACCCTCGATGAGGCACGGGGGGTGATTGCAACCGCCCCGGCCGAGGCCGACGACGTCGACTTCGTGTCCCGGTTCTTCGCGCCCCGCGTGGGGGTCCCCGAAGATCCCGTGACGGGGTCCGCCCACTGCGCCCTCGGCCCCTACTGGGCCGCCCGGATGGGACGCACCGAACTCACCGGCCGGCAGGTGTCTGCGCGGGGCGGCACCGTCCGCGTGCACCTCGACACGCCCGACGCGGAACGGGTCGCGCTAGGCGGGCGGGCCGTCACCGTCGTCGACGGCCGCCTCGACGCGTAG
- a CDS encoding ammonium transporter — translation MASVSLPPQKILAFGMRIRTFVLAVVGLLFVPIGAAAMPLSDPANVAEALQSAEQTQTNLDYVWTILAAALVFFMQAGFALLESGFSRAKNAVNIIMKNVMDASAGALVFFAVGFGLMFGTSWGGLIGTDGFFLTGTGDQPQTWVYAFYFFQAVFAATAATIVSGAVAERIKFSGYLIFSVTITGLIYPVFGAWAWGGLFNGSGWLEALGFIDFAGSTVVHSVGGWAALAGALVVGPRVGKYADDGTPRSIPGHSLPLAALGVFILWLGWFGFNAGSTTAGSTAIAKIAMNTFVAAGAGAVAAMAITWIDGGTPDATMTLNGVLGGLVGITAGCAALTPPYAILTGAIAGAVVVYGTRALEWYVDDPVGAIAVHGLAGAWGTIAAGLFNSAGFSLSQVGVQVVGVAAAFLWTFPVSYLVFSIVDAAIGIRLNGKKETVGLDRMEHDVEAYPEFTTDGDRQAPAPEADEVVAR, via the coding sequence GTGGCGTCAGTATCGCTCCCACCACAAAAAATACTCGCCTTCGGAATGCGGATACGCACGTTCGTTCTCGCCGTCGTCGGTCTTCTGTTCGTACCCATTGGGGCTGCGGCCATGCCGCTGTCGGACCCCGCAAACGTTGCCGAGGCGCTGCAATCGGCCGAGCAAACACAGACGAATCTGGATTACGTCTGGACGATCCTCGCCGCGGCGCTGGTCTTCTTTATGCAGGCGGGCTTTGCGCTGCTGGAGTCCGGCTTCTCGCGGGCGAAGAACGCGGTAAACATCATCATGAAGAACGTGATGGACGCCTCGGCCGGGGCGCTGGTCTTCTTCGCGGTCGGCTTCGGGCTGATGTTCGGCACCTCCTGGGGCGGCCTGATCGGGACCGACGGCTTCTTCCTCACCGGCACGGGCGACCAGCCGCAGACCTGGGTCTACGCCTTCTACTTCTTCCAGGCGGTCTTTGCGGCCACGGCGGCCACCATCGTCTCCGGCGCGGTCGCCGAGCGCATCAAGTTCAGCGGCTACCTGATCTTCTCCGTCACCATCACGGGGCTCATCTATCCGGTGTTTGGGGCGTGGGCGTGGGGCGGCCTCTTCAACGGCAGCGGCTGGCTGGAGGCGCTTGGTTTCATCGACTTTGCCGGGTCGACGGTCGTGCACAGCGTCGGCGGCTGGGCGGCGCTGGCCGGGGCGTTGGTCGTGGGGCCCCGGGTGGGCAAGTACGCGGACGACGGCACGCCGCGCAGCATTCCGGGGCACAGTCTTCCCCTGGCGGCGCTGGGGGTGTTTATCCTGTGGCTCGGGTGGTTCGGCTTTAACGCGGGCTCCACGACGGCCGGGTCCACCGCGATCGCCAAGATTGCCATGAACACGTTCGTCGCGGCGGGGGCCGGGGCGGTGGCGGCCATGGCCATCACCTGGATCGACGGCGGCACGCCGGACGCCACGATGACGCTGAACGGCGTGCTCGGCGGCCTGGTCGGCATTACCGCGGGGTGCGCGGCCCTCACGCCGCCGTACGCCATCCTCACGGGGGCCATCGCGGGCGCCGTCGTGGTCTATGGCACCCGCGCGCTGGAGTGGTACGTCGACGACCCGGTGGGGGCCATCGCCGTGCACGGGCTGGCCGGCGCCTGGGGCACCATCGCCGCGGGCCTGTTCAACTCCGCCGGCTTCAGCCTGTCGCAGGTGGGCGTGCAGGTTGTGGGCGTGGCGGCGGCGTTCCTGTGGACCTTCCCCGTCAGCTACCTCGTCTTCTCGATCGTCGACGCCGCGATTGGCATTCGCCTAAACGGCAAGAAAGAGACGGTCGGGCTCGACCGCATGGAGCACGACGTCGAGGCGTACCCGGAATTCACGACGGACGGGGACCGTCAGGCCCCGGCGCCCGAGGCGGACGAGGTCGTTGCCCGGTAG
- a CDS encoding quinone-dependent dihydroorotate dehydrogenase, with the protein MYRLLRPLLFRLNPEWAHTASLWGARVAQRTVLPLVASRYQFEDERLKQRLWGDTFPNPVGLAAGADKNARAVPFWEAVGFGFVEVGSVSAQPAPGNPTPRAFRLPKDQALINRLGLNNDGAEAVADRLEHSRSDRARPLGINLAKTHDPDIMGEAALEDFRTSFRQLVGQADYVTLNVSCPNTPDGGTFEDPAALDALLGAITAEQKAPGLAVPVLVKLSPPLSDRVLFDTRLEEILAVAADHDIDGFIATNTASDRKGVETSADRLDEIGAGGLSGPPLEARATRLVQYLYRATDGEIPIIGVGGVHDAESAYTKIRAGASLVQLYTALVYEGPGLVRRIKEGLVARLSDDGYASLENAVGADA; encoded by the coding sequence ATGTACCGTCTTCTCCGGCCGTTGTTGTTTCGGTTGAATCCCGAGTGGGCGCACACGGCAAGCCTGTGGGGGGCGCGGGTGGCACAGCGCACGGTCCTGCCACTCGTGGCCTCGCGGTATCAGTTTGAGGACGAGCGGCTCAAGCAGCGCCTCTGGGGCGACACCTTTCCCAATCCCGTGGGGCTGGCCGCGGGGGCCGACAAGAATGCCCGGGCGGTGCCGTTCTGGGAGGCGGTCGGGTTCGGGTTTGTGGAGGTCGGGTCCGTGAGTGCCCAGCCGGCGCCGGGCAACCCGACGCCGCGCGCCTTCCGACTGCCGAAGGACCAGGCCCTGATCAACCGTCTGGGCCTCAACAACGACGGGGCGGAGGCCGTCGCGGACCGGTTGGAGCACAGCCGGTCGGACCGGGCGCGCCCGCTGGGCATCAACCTGGCCAAGACCCACGACCCCGACATCATGGGGGAGGCGGCCCTGGAGGACTTTCGGACGAGCTTTCGGCAACTGGTCGGGCAGGCGGACTACGTGACGCTCAACGTGTCGTGCCCGAACACGCCGGACGGAGGGACCTTCGAGGACCCGGCGGCCCTCGATGCGTTGCTCGGCGCCATCACGGCGGAGCAAAAGGCGCCGGGGCTGGCGGTGCCCGTGCTCGTCAAACTGAGTCCCCCCCTCAGCGACCGCGTCCTGTTCGACACGCGGCTGGAAGAGATCCTTGCGGTGGCGGCGGACCACGACATAGACGGCTTTATCGCGACGAACACGGCCTCGGACCGGAAGGGGGTTGAGACGTCTGCGGACCGGCTCGACGAGATCGGGGCGGGCGGGCTCAGTGGGCCCCCCCTGGAGGCACGGGCCACGCGTCTCGTGCAGTACCTCTACCGGGCGACCGACGGCGAAATTCCGATCATCGGGGTTGGGGGGGTGCACGACGCGGAGTCGGCCTACACCAAGATCCGCGCGGGGGCCTCGCTGGTGCAGCTCTACACGGCGCTCGTCTACGAGGGGCCCGGGCTGGTGCGGCGCATCAAAGAGGGCCTCGTGGCGCGGCTCAGTGACGACGGGTACGCGTCTCTTGAGAACGCCGTGGGGGCAGACGCGTGA